Within Ptiloglossa arizonensis isolate GNS036 chromosome 8, iyPtiAriz1_principal, whole genome shotgun sequence, the genomic segment GAACCGTATACAGTGGAACGGTTCGTGACGGGCTAACTGGCGCACCACCGGAAGTTAGTCAAACGAGCAGGCCTGAGTGGCTGCGGATCGTCGCGTCTCCACGGATACACCGTCTACTGATTTTCACCGGCTTTCCCAGACCCACCGATCTTCGCGGCGTTTCCTCTCCTCGCCGGCGAAATTTCAAGCTTCGTTCTTTGCCTTTTCCCGTCCTCTTTGTCGGCACGAACTTACTACGAATCGCCCCGGTCGAACCAACCACTCGGGAGGGATCAATTTCGGAAAGCTCGAAAACTAATTTCGACCGAGGTCGAACTTCGCTTCGAAAATTCGCGCGTCTGCTTCGTCTTCGTAGCTTTGGTTTCCCCGTGTGTAAAATTTGCCGCAAAATTCCACCGATTTGCGGGAACGGAGCGCTCGAGGGGAATTACGAGGTAATTTTGCgactcgtttcgtcgaaacgttggTCTTTTTTACGATCAACGATCGCGCGCACGGGTGCTTTCGAACGTATCGTAAGGCGTTAACGGTCGCGCGTAAAACGAAAAACACCGGTTGTTGTCTCTGTAGCGCGATACTACGGGCGACGGCTAccagcgatcgaacgaaaatgaaaaagttgCAAACGGATCATCGTTCACTGGATCGAGAAACGCGACGGACGGTTTTCGAGCCCAGCTTCGAACGGAGATTCTCTGTACACGGGAGGTTTATGGGGATTCAACGGCAACGTGATTGGAATACGTCGATTTCGCCTGGCAGATTTATTCCCGCTTTTAAGAGGCTCGTCTCATTCTTAAAGGATACTCTTTCATCCGTATCATGGGACTGCGAAAGGACAAGGGTATTGTGGTGTAGGTGCCGGTGTGTTCGACATGCGTGTCGTGTTCCTCGGTTCTGCCGTTCGTTTTTTCGTCCCCCTCCCCTTTCGCGCGGGATCCTGTCTGGAATACCTACGTAAGAGGATATGCCGTCGTCTCGTTTGCTCGGGACACGCCGTGTATTCGCAGCTACGCGTATACTCCGTCTTGCCCCCGGTGAGCCTAGCGTTCGAGCTCCCGAGGATATATTGGAAGCAGATACATCTTCATCGACGCGTTAATTGCCAGGATTTTGTTTCCAAACGGTGTTGAGTTCCTCTCGTTTCCAGACCCTCTTAACTTTCGCGACGACACGCCGTTCACTCTAGGCCCTCGAGTATCGCCGCTAACGGGAAACGCGTTGTCGCGCGTAGATATCCGCGTCGCGTTCTTCGCCTTCTTTTTTTTACCTACCTTTGTCACGGTGCACACCTCCTCGAGGATCGTACAGTTTCGGTGACTTCGAAACCTCGAGGATCGAACAGTTTCGGTAACTTTGAAACCCCGTCGAGGATCGAACAGTTTCGGTAACTTTGAAACCTGGAGGATCGAACAGTTCTGGTAACTTTGAAACCTTGTCGAGGATCGAACAGTTTCGGTAACTTTGAATCCTGGTCGAGGACCGTACAGTTTCGGTAACTTTGAAACCTCGTCGAGGATCGAATAGTTTCGGTAACTTTGAAACCTGGTCGAGGATCGAACAGTTTCTGTAACTTCGAAACCTCGTCGTAGCGATACGACTACGATATCCCTGTTCCTAGATCGAACGCGATGGGAAATCTTTGCTCCAGTTTCGAGCCCGAAAAGACTCTCGGATGTTTCTCGGGACGGATCGACTCACCGGGAATAGAAGATTCGCGCACAGGTGTCTCGTGTACTCTTTCGAAgtatttttcctcctcgagcGTGAAGCGAGCGCTCGTCACCGCGAGATCGCGGGGTCCGCGTTACGCACCTACCGTCTTAACTTTTTCCTCCCGGACGGTACTCGTTCGAGGCGGATGACGCAACGCGTTTCGTTGCAAGATCGCTGCAACTTTACGATACACGGCTCTCGAGGAAGATTCGCGTGTAGAAGAAGGGATCCTCTCGGTTACACGCACCGCCTCTATAATCCGATACGCGGACGATGATCGGAGAATCAAAAACGAAAGCTATCGAAATTCTGGTTtcgctagaacgggctagcccGATCCTCCGGACGGCGGAACGCGCAAGGATTTCAGGACCAGGACAGGGCCCCGTTGAGCGTATCTTGGACCCGATGGCCCCGAAAACCGGTTCCGTCTGGATTTCACGTAACaagcgtttctcctttttttttccttccgttcttttttttttctttttcttcttattttcagGGATCCAAAGGAATACGACTTCTCGAACGTAAGCCGCGTCGCGTTACGATTACCGCCCGTTATCGTTCGTGTCGTAAACAGCAATTACGAGTGTCCCGAAACGCGTTTAATCCCGGTGTTCGAGCGTCGTCGGTCGAGAAGACGGCCAAGAAAAGAACCGGAGGGCTCTTTAAACTCGTTTTCGATACCGCGAGATCGGGATCCGCGATAGAAAGTTCGAGAAACGGTCGAATCCGACGCGGATTTTCCCTTTCGGTCGTAGCACGGTCGGAGGCGCGCAAATGACCGTAAACAACGGTCGAAGGGTTAACGTTTtcgtcggctcggctcggctcggctcgcggAAGGGTTACTCGGTTTCGAAAGGAAGGTTTTCTCGTTCGCTCGATGGGCAAAGGGCGGGGTCACCGTTCGAAAGGAAGCGGGAACGACGTCCAaggatttttttttcgaaattcgccACGGTGGCTTCCCCTTTCGCGTTTCGGGCCGGAAGCTGTAAAAACGTTCGCGCGTCGATCCCGACCCTCTCTCGATTTCTGCTCGGCTGGCTCGGAATTGATAAAAATTCAACGTCGCGCGCAGGACGAACGAGGAGGGCCGGCGTTAATGCAGCCAAACGGAGGCGTGGCGACGCCGCGTTAATaacgaaatttataaattcacCGGGAACGAACGAGGAGCTCCTCTCGTACCCGgtaatttctccttttttcgcTCCCCCTCGAAAACTCGAGCGTTTCgctcgcgccgcgccgcgccgcgctgcGCCGCGTCGACcgaacgaacgcgcgcgcgATCATTCAAGGTCGTCGGTAACAATCGCTCAAGGTCGCCGTCTAGGTCCCGCCGTTAACGTACCCTCGACGCCGCGGGGTCGACGCCCGGATTACTCAAGGTCAATGGCCGTCTCGCACCGAGGTCAACGGCCCGAACTCTCCAGGCCGACGTCCGGATTATTCGAGGTCGGCCAGAGGAGACCGCAAGACGCGAACAGGAGGCGTCCACGCCGCTCGGacggttcgatcgatttcgcgaacgcgttgtCGCGTCTTCTCGATGGTGGCGGTGACGATGGTGGTGGTGTTTCGTCCTCGAGAAAGTGCGAGAAAGACGAGAAAGACGGGCGCGAGAAATCGCTACGAACGAGACCTCGATCCCCGGAAAACCGAGGGGAGAGACGATGCGAGACGAGCCGAGTCGAggagaggcgaggcgaggcgaggcgaggcgatgcgaggcgaggcgatgcgatgcgaggcgaggcgaggcgaggccaGGCCAGgccaggcgaggcgaggcgaggcgaggcgaggcgaggccaGGCCAGCCGAGACGAGGCGAGCCGAGCCGACGCAACGCTCTCGACGTTCCGAAAACCCCGCCCGAATGGAACAACCGGTGAGAATCGACGACGGTGAAAAACCGAAGGTCGAGAATCCCTTAAAATACGGGGTAAATCGTTTTCAAAGCCGCGCGACCTTCCGCGGCCGAGcgtaaaaaagagaaagagaaagaaaatagaCGGCACCGGACGAGAGACGGAGCCACGTCGAACGGAGCCCGCGCGATAACAAAGGGAGACCGGgatgaaaggaacgaacgaacgagcgagcgcgcggCTAGTCGCTTTCGTCGTCGCGCATCGAGGCGACGGAAACGATGGAAACGACGGAAAATGGGTACGGACGGGACACCTCGACGGTGCAGCTATCGTACGTATCGCGAGCACCCGGCTTCCCAGACATCGGGAAGAACCGAGGGTAAGAAGAGAtcgggaacgaagaaacgacactGCGGAGAAAAAGACACCGCGGACCACGGGAAGACGTAacagagagaaggagaaggaggaaatAATAACGACCCCGACGTCGCAGTGCCGCAGAAAGGTTGACGACCCGATGCCAGGCGACGCCCTCTCCTCCCCTTGCCGCCCTACCATCCCTTCTCCATCGTCCTCTGCAACCACCATCCCCCGTTGCAGCAGCTACCACCACCGCCGTCGGCGTCTACCCCTTCCCGTACACAcacattctctctctttctctctctctctccctcttcccTTCCCTCGCCCCACCCCCTTGAACCGCTCGCCTAAACCACCCACCTGGCACTGCTCGTCGTAAGCGCATAGCGTACGTACGCCAGAGCCACCCCCGCCCACCCCCGTCATCCCTCTCTCTACGTCGCCGCCACCACCGTCACCCCACGACCGTCTGGCCAGGGTCGGGGTCATTGAACGTCTATAAAGATTTTGACTCCGCGttactgctgctgctgctgctgctggtggtGCTGTTgccgttgctgctgctgctgccgctgTGCCGCCGCCACCGCTGCCGACGCCACcatcgccgccaccaccgccaccgccgcctccgccgccgccgccgccgccgctgcggATGCAGGAAACGTCGACCTCCGCGCGGGGTACGCCCTTTTGTAAGGTGTGTAACGCAATCCACTGGCCGGTAAGAACACGCCAGGTCTCTTTGTTGTAATTTCAGCGCCGAGggatcgatatcgaaattatcgtCGCTCTAGGATTTTCCTCGCGATCGTCCGCGACGTTCCAGGATTCGAGGAACGACGCCGAACCCGACGAGTTCCTTCGCCAAAAGCGGTTCCGCGAGTttcacgaatcgaatcgaaaatgcGAATTTTACCGAGCGTTTCTCGATCGGAATTCTTTTCACGAGAGACTCTCTCCTTTCGAACGAGTTTCCACGCAAGCTCGGACACTCGTACGGTATTTCCGGTTGTAAACGTGGACCACCGTACCGTGctattttcgtcgatttcgttgTTTACCGACcggtcgcgatcgattcgaaccaACGCCGATATTTACCGAGCAAGTAGAAGCAACGAGTCGTACTCGGACAGACTGACCAAGTTGCGTCGACTCGCGTCTCAATCGTCGAAAATATCGTATTCGATACGAGCACGTCGtgctttcctattttttacCACACGTAGGAAACATTGTTCTTTCGTCGAGCCCGAGTGCGGACGAACGACGCGCTCTTTGAAAAATGTCTACTTCGGTTCCGTTGTCGGAATTGGAACCAGAGTCGAGTGTGAAGGTTCTTTTACTCGGTTTCGAGAACACTGGAACCTAGCAAAGACTTACGATACCGTCCGGTGGAAATATTCAACCCAACGCGATCAAGGGTGGTAAATTATCGtacgaaccgatcgatcgaaacttaAGAAACGTTGTTTCTCGCAAACGTCGAACCTTGAGAAAGAAGAGTGAGTCTTCGCTCGCAGCTCGGCGAAGTTGAAATTACGTTGGACGTTCGGGGACCCCGTGCTGAGAAGCCACGACTCGGCGCGGACTCGTCGTCGGTGACTTTtatttcgagaaattactcCAAGACCGTGAAAGCCGAAAGATTCCGTTCGCGTTTCGGTGCCGGGAGACCGTTAACGCGCGGAGCCTGCAACGAGAAGCGGACGGGTCGAGATGGAAGGCCAATggctaattaaattttacaaaataccgTGGAACGTCCAACCTCGCCGGAGACCGCGGCAAAGGGAGAGCTCGACCGAGAGGATGGACGACGCTTCGAACCAGAGAAACGTTCGTTTTCGTGAACGTGAGAAACGTTCGTTTtcgtgaacggagaaacgttcgttTTCGTGAACGTGAGAAACGTTCGTTTtcgtgaacggagaaacgttcgttttcgtgaacgaagaaacgaacagaacGGAACATCCGTTCTTCGCGACCACTCGAAAGAACGGGAACTTTTTCTCGAAGATGAAACGAGAAAGACAAAGGGAATCCACGGGGTAAACGTTTGCTCGACTCGTAAGGAAATTTTCGTCACCCTCTCCCTCGCGAAGGGCGAGGACGACCGGGAGGGACGTAGGGAGGGAAGAGAGGGAGGATTGGCGCGTCTTGCCAGGGTCAAAGGTCGTTGAACGTCGGTAAAGATTTCGACTCCGGCGATGCTGTTCCGCGGTAAATAGGCGTGCGTAGTTCTCGTGCTCTCTCCCACCGACCTCCTGGCCAACCAGACCGGGAGTGCTCGCCCGAAGAGGGGTCAGAGATACGAGACACCCTCTTCCCGATACACACCCTTGCCCGTTGCGATCCCTGCGCCGTTACCGGCCGCGGTAAACCGCCAAACAGAAGCAAAAATAACCAGCTCGAATATATACGTTGAGCTCGTCTCGCGTAAGCAACGCGTTCACGTTTTTCGAGGACAATGCTGGACACCGATCTCCCACCGGGAACCGAAATTATCCAAAATTATCACCGTCGAGGTTGCCTCGTTTCTTCCCACAGAATTGTAAATCGTCGCGAGTGAGTATCGCGCGTTGCTGTTTCTTCCCAATGAATTGTAAATCGACGTGGTACGAAGTGTCGTACGTTTAGTATTTATCCAGCGGGGTATCGTAAAcggatcgaaacgagtaccgcGAACAGTACCTTGCTCGGgtactattttcaattacgCGCTATCGAACGGTTCTCCCGATTCGAGTTGCTTCGCGAACGGTACGTCGTTGGAACGAGCGCGGTGAACAATTTACCGTGAATATTACAGAGAGTATATACGTTCGCTGTCGTTTCGGCgggaaaatgtagaaatttttcAAGAGACGAGACGGTAACGATACCATCGAACGGTTCGAACGACGTTAACGTTATCTCCGTGTGCCGTACCAGAGACGCCTACTACGTAAACGTGGGCCCCGTTTACGCAAGTGGTGACCGACACAAGCGCAATCGCGCGTCGTTCGCGCGGAGTCGCGCACGTACACGCACGTGTCTCGCATTAATATCTCCGTTGGTAGCCTGGCTCGCAACGAGGTCCGTGCCAATAAGAAACGCCTCGGGAAGACTTTCTTTTATACCTTGCttgattttattctttttttttttcttcttttttttttaacgacggAACGTTGGGAACGCCGAGCGACGAGAGCTCACTCGCGAAATAAATTAGTTTTCCAGCGTTCGCGCGGCGACGTCCCGTCCCACGGATTCGGTGATTCAACGTAGCGATCGACGGCCACGAACCGATAAACAATTTATGAAAATCGTTCGCCGCGTCTCGAGCGTTTCGCAATACAAAGATACAACCGTGTCGTTCGTCTCGTCGTTTACTTATTTTCGCGCTTAATATAACAAATTGCGCAAGCCGATCGGGAATCATACGCGAAATTATCGTTATTTGTTGGCCCGGCGTCGTGAAATCGAGAACCGACAATCAgcggtattaaaaataaatgctcCGTTCGGAGTGACTTCTTCCAAGTGTACAGGCCGACCCTGAAAATTATCGTCTCCGTGAACCAATAATCACACGGTAATCGCTGAGAGGTGATTTCCCGCGGTAAAATTAAGTCGAAAGAAGAGCAAGGAGACCGCAGTTCTCAGGGACACCTTGTGCACCGTCTACTTCGGTTTCTACGCAGAAGAGAGCAGAGTCAAGGACTCACCTTGCTGAAGTAACCGACCGTGTGACATCCTTCCGAGTCGCCGATAGTCATCACGTAGAAAAGGAACGGCTCCACGTCGTAGTACAATGTCTTGTGGTCCAGAAAGAACTTTGCCAGAAGACAGAGATTCTGACAGTATTGTTTGTAACGTTTACCATCGACTTCCCACACGCCTATCTTGTCCTTCCTGTACCGAAACACCCAGATTTTGACCAACGTTCGTTCCAGGAGATACGATACAGGGTTGCATCAATTTACCTGTACACCTCGTGTCCGGGCGGATGCCTCCACAAACATTTCTCCCGATGCCTTCTCAGGACCTGACGACTCTTCGCGTACCGCAAACAGTACTCGCACAAATAAAGTTTCGGTGCCCGACTGAACTCCTCGGGATACGGACTCTGATACCAGACTTCCATCTCCCATTTTCCCATTTCGATGACCCGCGTACCGCCACCGTTTCTGCTCTCACCGTCGTAGTCCAATTCCTTCAGTTCCTTCTCCTACGAGAAACGGTAACAGTGTATATACAGATGTATGTTTCACGTAAGAGTAAACGTTGCAAACTCGTCGACTTACGATCTTTTCACTGGCGATGGCCTGAGCCTCCATAAATAATTTCAGATCGTAATCCGGCGTCAGATTCGTCAGCCGCGGTTGACGGTCCTTCTCGTTTCCTTGAAGCTCGCTACCGCTGTCGCTTTCGTTTCCATCGCCGGTATTTCCTTTCCATTTGCTCCTCAATTCCCTTACTTTCAGCTGATAGTTACGCTGCTCCGTTGTCTGGTGCACCCCCTTCGGTGATTTCTTTGCCAGGCAGGCTACCGCCTTTTTCCGTTCGTCCTCGCGTTTTTTCCTTTCCTTGTAAAACTCTCTGCAAAGAACGCGACACGTTAACGTCTCTGCGCGGAATACCGCGCGGGTGTCGGAGATACAATTAACTCGCGGGGTTACGTACACTAACGGTGTGTAACGCGATACTCTTACAGGTGCGAACCACTACGCTACGCTCGGGACAAAATCCGCTTAAAGCTACTTGGTCCGCTATGAATCATGGGAGAACACGACTCCTGGCTCTTGCGTCGAGATATCTTGCGTCTCGTTCGAGAGACAAAAAATATGCCGGAAGATTTACGCGAAAAGATAAAAGCCGAAACATCGCCCTCGACGGGAGGGAGGGCACAGCCGTGGTAGCGGCCTTGAATGGCCAACCGATTTCGTTCCGACTTTGTATCGAAAAAGTGTACGGATATCTTGGTATTTGATCTACCGCGTCTCTTCCACCCGTTGCACAACCTTGGAAGAGGTATACCAGGGTCGAGTAAAGTGTTGTAAACTTACACGCAAGCTTGCGGCGTGGTGTTATGGTACAAGGGGCAAGCCTCCAGGGTGAAGTGTGACTCGAGTTTTCCAGAGAGGTGACCTCGAGAGTCGCATGTCGGTGCTAGAGGACATTCTCTTTCCTTGGTCACGCGTGCTCGACCGTAATTTCCTTGACCGGATCGTCCACCGGTGGCGTTGGAAGTGCCACTATTTTGCGGTACTCTGTTGCCACCGGAAGCGTGTCTGGCGGCGGTACTAGGGCCGGCACGTTTAACAGGCGATTTGCTCGTGCTCCTCTTGCTCTCGGCTACTCTCGATAAATCACACCGGATCAGCGGAATTTGCAGGATACGTTTACACGCTACCGTTTCCGTACCTGAGAACCATACTGCCGCCGTAAGCAAAAAGACTGTATCTGCATCTTAGGACACCTTGGACacatgcttttttttttttttttgtatacgaAATGTTTGTCCCATCGACCACTGGATTCCTACGggccacatatatatatatatatacacacatacatacatatatatatatatgtccaATCCATCCATCCAGAACCGCAAATACTGCTTTTTTGTGTTAAGGAGGCAGCATAGAGTCCTAAATCCACCGCCTGTAGAAAATTCTCTACCTCGCCTCTTTTCGGAATTCTATTCAATGCTACTTCAAACTTGTATCTCGCTCAACTAACGAGCGTGTCTAGAGACATTTACTAGCAGAAAACGGTGGTACTACGATAAACAATTTAGCTATAGCGTTAAGACCGATAGGTGTTGTGTTGTAATGAAAGGTCGACGGGAGGAACTGAACTTATTGGATGAAAAAGTAGGAAAACGATCGGTTAGTGCTATCTAATTTCTAAAGCAACGTTCTTCAACTTATCAAAACAGTGAAACCAACGAAAATGGAAAGTTCACACCAAGAAGGACGTATACGATGTAAATCAAACagattcgaaattttcaaacgaaacactTCAAACCACATACTTCGAACAAAAAATCAACACACAAGGAGAATGGACAAGGTGTTGCAGATAGATTAATAATGAAACTTAAACGCTGCGATGTTTCTATCGTTACGCCTATTCGTACCTGCGTCAGATTCCGAGTCGCTGGCCGCCTTTGTTTGAAGCTGAAGCAGTTTGCTCCCTTTTCTTGTCTGTAATTTCCGTTTCCCTTTGGTTGCTGTTTTCGAAGCGcccattgtttctccgtgttcGTCCATTTCTTTCTCGCTCGCGGACGCATCGGCTTCATCTTCGCTTTTCACCGTATCTGAACAACAAAACCAAGTTTCGAaaagaatattcaaaatttttttatgAAATCAAAGTATGCGTTTCGAAAAGAATCGATCTTCTGCTTATTTACTTTGtcgttttgtacatttttgcgGCTTTACGGGTGCAACTGTCGCGGACGGCCGCTTCGGTGGAGCATTCGTAGTAGCGGTTACTGTTGCACTTGGCTGAGTATCTTTTTTCTTCACCCGGGGTTGTGGACTCGCCACGCTTTCCGATGACTCGGAATCGGTGCTGCTATTCGAGGAACCGGAAGAACCTGATCCTGCGGAACAACTCTTAGAACTTGCAGAGCTGTCCGACTTTTGTGGTTGTGCCGATTTTGCCAATAAACCTGATACAACGAATTTATTGCTTTAACAAACTTTAGTAACATTGGAAACACGACGAAAAGAGTCTTCCGCTACTCACTAGATCTGCTCGGAGTAGCAGTCTTTTGCTTCGTATCGTTTGA encodes:
- the Chm gene encoding lysine acetyltransferase chameau isoform X4, which produces MTPKRKTTSSESTSTTSCGSSSSNSSSSGSESSSSDSESSSSSANSQKVSDTERTKKKTPFPAGHHGKTKVDAVSAPSSENKNKEKVLPKSRPVEYSSESEESPSKVKSAKRKPPAKPKATATVAPVVKQQRPPVKSAVTCGQQKNTPNSKPIGNKSNKPTASTSTNGKSLDKSTKATFEPVQKKFKKKSIFSPENSSESDSSIPVKTNAPKPVNNSAKYTKNQQPKVKSNDTKQKTATPSRSSLLAKSAQPQKSDSSASSKSCSAGSGSSGSSNSSTDSESSESVASPQPRVKKKDTQPSATVTATTNAPPKRPSATVAPVKPQKCTKRQNTVKSEDEADASASEKEMDEHGETMGASKTATKGKRKLQTRKGSKLLQLQTKAASDSESDAVWFSGTETVACKRILQIPLIRCDLSRVAESKRSTSKSPVKRAGPSTAARHASGGNRVPQNSGTSNATGGRSGQGNYGRARVTKERECPLAPTCDSRGHLSGKLESHFTLEACPLYHNTTPQACVEFYKERKKREDERKKAVACLAKKSPKGVHQTTEQRNYQLKVRELRSKWKGNTGDGNESDSGSELQGNEKDRQPRLTNLTPDYDLKLFMEAQAIASEKIEKELKELDYDGESRNGGGTRVIEMGKWEMEVWYQSPYPEEFSRAPKLYLCEYCLRYAKSRQVLRRHREKCLWRHPPGHEVYRKDKIGVWEVDGKRYKQYCQNLCLLAKFFLDHKTLYYDVEPFLFYVMTIGDSEGCHTVGYFSKVTY
- the Chm gene encoding lysine acetyltransferase chameau isoform X1; the encoded protein is MTPKRKTTSSESTSTTSCGSSSSNSSSSGSESSSSDSESSSSSANSQKVSDTERTKKKTPFPAGHHGKTKVDAVSAPSSENKNKEKVLPKSRPVEYSSESEESPSKVKSAKRKPPAKPKATATVAPVVKQQRPPVKSAVTCGQQKNTPNSKPIGNKSNKPTASTSTNGKSLDKSTKATFEPVQKKFKKKSIFSPENSSESDSSIPVKTNAPKPVNNSAKYTKNQQPKVKSNDTKQKTATPSRSSLLAKSAQPQKSDSSASSKSCSAGSGSSGSSNSSTDSESSESVASPQPRVKKKDTQPSATVTATTNAPPKRPSATVAPVKPQKCTKRQNTVKSEDEADASASEKEMDEHGETMGASKTATKGKRKLQTRKGSKLLQLQTKAASDSESDAGTETVACKRILQIPLIRCDLSRVAESKRSTSKSPVKRAGPSTAARHASGGNRVPQNSGTSNATGGRSGQGNYGRARVTKERECPLAPTCDSRGHLSGKLESHFTLEACPLYHNTTPQACVEFYKERKKREDERKKAVACLAKKSPKGVHQTTEQRNYQLKVRELRSKWKGNTGDGNESDSGSELQGNEKDRQPRLTNLTPDYDLKLFMEAQAIASEKIEKELKELDYDGESRNGGGTRVIEMGKWEMEVWYQSPYPEEFSRAPKLYLCEYCLRYAKSRQVLRRHREKCLWRHPPGHEVYRKDKIGVWEVDGKRYKQYCQNLCLLAKFFLDHKTLYYDVEPFLFYVMTIGDSEGCHTVGYFSKEKNSFLNYNVSCILTLPPYQRQGYGRLLIDFSYLLTRVEKKIGSPEKPLSDLGLISYRSYWKDVLLQYLCNFGGKELSVKDISKEMAIDSYDIVSTLQALGMMKYWKGKHIILKKQDVIDDYKERVKRRGPVYKEIDPECLKWNPFQPPKTPSASN
- the Chm gene encoding lysine acetyltransferase chameau isoform X5, coding for MTPKRKTTSSESTSTTSCGSSSSNSSSSGSESSSSDSESSSSSANSQKVSDTERTKKKTPFPAGHHGKTKVDAVSAPSSENKNKEKVLPKSRPVEYSSESEESPSKVKSAKRKPPAKPKATATVAPVVKQQRPPVKSAVTCGQQKNTPNSKPIGNKSNKPTASTSTNGKSLDKSTKATFEPVQKKFKKKSIFSPENSSESDSSIPVKTNAPKPVNNSAKYTKNQQPKVKSNDTKQKTATPSRSSLLAKSAQPQKSDSSASSKSCSAGSGSSGSSNSSTDSESSESVASPQPRVKKKDTQPSATVTATTNAPPKRPSATVAPVKPQKCTKRQNTVKSEDEADASASEKEMDEHGETMGASKTATKGKRKLQTRKGSKLLQLQTKAASDSESDAVWFSGTETVACKRILQIPLIRCDLSRVAESKRSTSKSPVKRAGPSTAARHASGGNRVPQNSGTSNATGGRSGQGNYGRARVTKERECPLAPTCDSRGHLSGKLESHFTLEACPLYHNTTPQACVEFYKERKKREDERKKAVACLAKKSPKGVHQTTEQRNYQLKVRELRSKWKGNTGDGNESDSGSELQGNEKDRQPRLTNLTPDYDLKLFMEAQAIASEKIEKELKELDYDGESRNGGGTRVIEMGKWEMEVWYQSPYPEEFSRAPKLYLCEYCLRYAKSRQVLRRHREKCLWRHPPGHEVYRKDKIGVWEVDGKRYKQYCQNLCLLAKFFLDHKTLYYDVEPFLFYVMTIGDSEGCHTVGYFSKEKNSFLNYNVSCILTLPPYQRQGYGRLLIDFSYLLTRVEKKIGSPEKPLSDLGLISYRSYWKDVLLQYLCNFGGKELSVKDISKEMAIDSYDIVSTLQALGMMKYWKGKHIILKKQDVIDDYKERVKRRGPVYKEIDPECLKWNPFQPPKTPSASN
- the Chm gene encoding lysine acetyltransferase chameau isoform X2; the encoded protein is MTPKRKTTSSESTSTTSCGSSSSNSSSSGSESSSSDSESSSSSANSQKVSDTERTKKKTPFPAGHHGKTKVDAVSAPSSENKNKEKVLPKSRPVEYSSESEESPSKVKSAKRKPPAKPKATATVAPVVKQQRPPVKSAVTCGQQKNTPNSKPIGNKSNKPTASTSTNGKSLDKSTKATFEPVQKKFKKKSIFSPENSSESDSSIPVKTNAPKPVNNSAKYTKNQQPKVKSNDTKQKTATPSRSSLLAKSAQPQKSDSSASSKSCSAGSGSSGSSNSSTDSESSESVASPQPRVKKKDTQPSATVTATTNAPPKRPSATVAPVKPQKCTKRQNTVKSEDEADASASEKEMDEHGETMGASKTATKGKRKLQTRKGSKLLQLQTKAASDSESDAAESKRSTSKSPVKRAGPSTAARHASGGNRVPQNSGTSNATGGRSGQGNYGRARVTKERECPLAPTCDSRGHLSGKLESHFTLEACPLYHNTTPQACVEFYKERKKREDERKKAVACLAKKSPKGVHQTTEQRNYQLKVRELRSKWKGNTGDGNESDSGSELQGNEKDRQPRLTNLTPDYDLKLFMEAQAIASEKIEKELKELDYDGESRNGGGTRVIEMGKWEMEVWYQSPYPEEFSRAPKLYLCEYCLRYAKSRQVLRRHREKCLWRHPPGHEVYRKDKIGVWEVDGKRYKQYCQNLCLLAKFFLDHKTLYYDVEPFLFYVMTIGDSEGCHTVGYFSKEKNSFLNYNVSCILTLPPYQRQGYGRLLIDFSYLLTRVEKKIGSPEKPLSDLGLISYRSYWKDVLLQYLCNFGGKELSVKDISKEMAIDSYDIVSTLQALGMMKYWKGKHIILKKQDVIDDYKERVKRRGPVYKEIDPECLKWNPFQPPKTPSASN
- the Chm gene encoding lysine acetyltransferase chameau isoform X3; the protein is MTPKRKTTSSESTSTTSCGSSSSNSSSSGSESSSSDSESSSSSANSQKVSDTERTKKKTPFPAGHHGKTKVDAVSAPSSENKNKEKVLPKSRPVEYSSESEESPSKVKSAKRKPPAKPKATATVAPVVKQQRPPVKSAVTCGQQKNTPNSKPIGNKSNKPTASTSTNGKSLDKSTKATFEPVQKKFKKKSIFSPENSSESDSSIPVKTNAPKPVNNSAKYTKNQQPKVKSNDTKQKTATPSRSSLLAKSAQPQKSDSSASSKSCSAGSGSSGSSNSSTDSESSESVASPQPRVKKKDTQPSATVTATTNAPPKRPSATVAPVKPQKCTKRQNTVKSEDEADASASEKEMDEHGETMGASKTATKGKRKLQTRKGSKLLQLQTKAASDSESDAVWFSGTETVACKRILQIPLIRCDLSRVAESKRSTSKSPVKRAGPSTAARHASGGNRVPQNSGTSNATGGRSGQGNYGRARVTKERECPLAPTCDSRGHLSGKLESHFTLEACPLYHNTTPQACVEFYKERKKREDERKKAVACLAKKSPKGVHQTTEQRNYQLKVRELRSKWKGNTGDGNESDSGSELQGNEKDRQPRLTNLTPDYDLKLFMEAQAIASEKIEKELKELDYDGESRNGGGTRVIEMGKWEMEVWYQSPYPEEFSRAPKLYLCEYCLRYAKSRQVLRRHREKCLWRHPPGHEVYRKDKIGVWEVDGKRYKQYCQNLCLLAKFFLDHKTLYYDVEPFLFYVMTIGDSEGCHTVGYFSKGRPVHLEEVTPNGAFIFNTADCRFSISRRRANK